One genomic region from Lycorma delicatula isolate Av1 chromosome 1, ASM4794821v1, whole genome shotgun sequence encodes:
- the LOC142333505 gene encoding 18S rRNA (guanine-N(7))-methyltransferase isoform X1 translates to MASSKRPEHKAPPEVYYDEIEAKKYSQNSRMIEIQEKMTERAVDLLTLPDDASCLILDIGCGSGLSGGVLEEHGHMWVGVDISTAMLNVAQEREVDGDLILCDAGQGVYFRAGSFDGAVSISALQWLCNADHRNHSPVKRLYKFFSSLYASLSRTARAVFQFYPENSNQIELITSQAMKAGFSGGLVVDYPNSTKAKKFFLVLMTGGSTPLPKALGVENDSNSVNYSNKREFVKQIRGKCIKKTRDWILEKKERRRRQGKLVREDSKYTGRKRSGKF, encoded by the coding sequence atggcatCATCTAAAAGACCTGAACACAAAGCACCACCTGAAGTTTATTATGATGAAATTGAAGCCAAAAAGTATTCACAGAATTCTCGAATGATTGAAATACAAGAAAAGATGACAGAAAGAGCAGTTGATCTCTTAACATTACCGGATGATGCGTCATGTTTGATACTTGATATCGGATGTGGTTCTGGGTTGAGTGGTGGTGTTTTAGAAGAGCATGGACATATGTGGGTAGGTGTTGATATATCAACTGCAATGTTGAATGTTGCACAAGAAAGAGAGGTCGATGGAGATTTGATACTTTGTGATGCTGGACAAGGGGTTTATTTTCGAGCTGGTTCATTTGATGGTGCAGTTAGCATTAGTGCATTGCAGTGGTTGTGTAATGCAGATCATCGCAATCACAGTCCAGTTAAAAGACTTTATAAATTCTTCTCATCCTTGTATGCCAGTTTAAGTAGAACAGCTAGAGCTGTTTTTCAGTTTTATCCTGAAAATTCTAATCAGATTGAATTGATCACATCACAAGCAATGAAAGCAGGCTTTTCTGGTGGTTTAGTGGTTGATTATCCAAACTCTACAAAagctaaaaagttttttcttgtgtTAATGACTGGTGGAAGTACTCCATTGCCAAAGGCACTTGGTGTCGAAAACGATAGTAATTCTGTGAATTACTCCAATAAACGAGAGTTTGTTAAACAGATCCGGGGAAAATGCATAAAGAAAACTAGAGATTGGATTCTTGAAAAGAAGGAGCGACGCAGAAGACAAGGAAAACTTGTTAGAGAGGATAGTAAATATACTGGAAGAAAAAGAAgtggaaaattttaa